From Vitis vinifera cultivar Pinot Noir 40024 chromosome 14, ASM3070453v1, a single genomic window includes:
- the LOC100256726 gene encoding uncharacterized protein LOC100256726 isoform X3, with protein sequence MADGTIDFPDDLLSTKAPDEHWTDKDQATSESSIPLSPQWLYAKPVEAKILIGGTSGEMRAPNPIPHGNSTDPNQKDGWRLDGSQDKKDWRRTAADIESSRRWREEERETGLLGRRDRRKEERRADVIPTRETAESRALTSSDRWHDNNRSSVHEPRRDNKWSSRWGPEDKEKDSRTEKRTDVEKEDPHVDKQSFSANRTAAERDNDSRDKWRPRHRMEVHVGGSATYRSAPGFGLERGRVEGSNVRFAPGRGKPNASGLLQIGRPLSAGSSGFVPGDKNDNVFGKSAYCYPRGKLLDIYRKQNTVPAFDTIPVEMEQVPSITQVDSIGPLAFVAPDSDEEAVLGDIWNGKITTSGVFYSSFREKNVGSDENLTGIGDLTLTEGKQVSLNNTEFDYESLGKTADDQAYQGDPHKEGEQDFVSPIGVAVTDDLTPAVSNRYDFSSLRELDSTGHNELKPLQNQQWTDSAPKHLKLEHTEAALSSEISTQLPDDSSSLFDFSSIEKISSSNQDLLKGNNVAFSLERTIPPEELSLCYCDPQGVTQGPFLGIDIISWFEQGFFGADLPVRLSDAPDGSPFQELGEIMPHLKNKARSASSSDLVTKSEKSDAFGDGLGESIPDLASAKVSAVLNDQQWESSVFEDSSGVYVQPRIPKQECPVEPQYTEDQGFQNFFALDEKVAFLGESATSSGNMRKLSANVHGSFPDLSSRPSFANEFAETGVPMDNDDKLHPFGLLMSELRGSHMRSSQSSNLPSNIGDQSHFIDTLHERDVLLPRQSSLGAVSDQSLVAETWSDDYRRNICSNSSVHQGAIDARHLSRMEQEFSGYDLAEHLMSQKLQKEQLQPQNRPSPHPTSHFIGSGVEQFPGFSFSQSKNPVLQQSVHHPAQDMEHLLELKLQQQREFELHQRHQFHQQQLHHHQMKLQQQQQQLQQSHIQQLLLEQLQHHHMSDPGFGQSKMDLMGDNMLDQALLRKSLLHELQQNSFASRHLDPSLEQIIQAKIGQNAHRGRPNDLLELISQVKHGNAFPSEQQLRFHQEQLHARQLSLALRQQMGIEGERRAGGLWPVDEADQFIRTSAGRHQAHLAGLNPLEFYQQQQRLSSHEEQLSQLKRNLAVQEQLQRGFYEPTSVAFERPMPSGAPGMNLDNVNARFQGLDIQDRHPYMHSIDPMGSFSSGIPSQHHQVSDWLHASHPDAIESRSRNNGRSENSWLEPGMKQLHFEAERRKMEPEVSVASTDSSLWALAGDDEEKSKRVLMDMLHQKLNLQSTQSSEVDHQHSISSYKSRDSFGLFPESSSSNLPPNLLPDQIVSLNNTLTEGSPNSNSSNLRQNHLLNVYANEQFNNLENRERFPLRSNSGALGEQPLFSSTLETSQIGFVDSSSIGNSSMGKEFSELEGKKGKKRGSKSRTEMSRSVSEIEGNLAEQAEDAMDHGELLVNAHSRHTSVSNAGGNAGLYNHDIGLDKACQDDVSNDRLSSIVSNELDNSMLKRPPVSRVLSSDVLLEAAPAPVVKQKNNIDDGRQNSAGNPMTNRMAETQTSAKKDMRFRRTSSCTDAAVSETSFIDMLKKPVPEADATNGAALESSDCSVQSGRSGKKKGKKGRQLDPALLGFKVSSNRILMGEIQRLED encoded by the exons ATGGCTGACGGAACGATTGATTTTCCGGACGATCTCCTCTCCACCAAAGCGCCCGATGAACACTGGACCGACAAAG ATCAAGCAACATCAGAGAGTAGCATACCTCTGTCCCCACAGTGGCTTTATGCCAAGCCAGTTGAGGCAAAGATATTGATTGGTGGCACATCAGGG GAAATGCGAGCACCAAACCCTATACCCCATGGAAACTCCACTGATCCCAATCAGAAAGATGGCTGGCGTTTAGATGGATCTCAGGACAAGAAAGACTGGAGGAGGACTGCTGCTGACATTGAAAGCAGTCGTCGCTGGCGTGAAGAGGAGAGAGAAACAGGCTTACTTGGTAGACGAGATCGTAGAAAAGAAGAACGTCGTGCTGATGTCATTCCTACAAGAGAAACTGCTGAGAGTAGAGCTTTAACTTCTTCCGATCGCTGGCATGATAATAACCGTAGTTCTGTGCATGAACCTCGGAGAGATAACAAGTGGTCATCAAGGTGGGGTCCTGAAGATAAAGAGAAGGATTCTCGAACTGAGAAGAGGACAGATGTGGAAAAGGAAGACCCTCATGTTGACAAGCAATCTTTTAGTGCCAACCGCACAGCCGCAGAGCGTGACAATGATTCACGTGATAAATGGAGACCACGGCATCGTATGGAAGTTCATGTAGGTGGATCAGCTACATATCGTTCTGCACCAGGATTTGGATTGGAGAGAGGACGAGTGGAGGGTTCAAATGTGCGATTTGCTCCTGGACGAGGAAAGCCAAATGCTAGTGGACTTCTACAAATTGGCAGGCCTCTTTCTGCTGGTTCTAGTGGTTTTGTTCCGGGAGATAAGAATGACAATGTATTTGGGAAATCTGCGTATTGTTACCCAAGGGGAAAGCTTCTGGACATTTACCGCAAGCAAAATACAGTTCCTGCTTTTGATACCATACCTGTTGAGATGGAGCAAGTGCCCTCAATAACACAAGTAGACTCAATTGGGCCATTGGCTTTTGTGGCGCCTGATTCTGATGAAGAG GCTGTTCTTGGAGACATATGGAATGGAAAAATCACTACCAGTGGAGTATTCTACAGCTCATTTAGAGAGAAGAATGTGGGATCAGATGAAAACCTTACAG gcaTTGGTGACTTAACACTGACTGAAGGGAAACAGGTTTCCTTGAATAATACTGAATTTGATTATGAATCTTTGGGAAAGACTGCTGATGATCAAGCATATCAAG gAGATCCACATAAAGAAGGTGAACAGGATTTTGTGTCCCCAATTGGTGTGGCAGTGACTGATGATTTGACTCCTGCAGTTTCAAATAGATATGATTTCAGCAGTTTGAGGGAGCTTGACAGTACTGGACATAATGAACTGAAGCCTCTTCAAAATCAGCAGTGGACAGATTCTGCTCCAAAACACTTGAAGTTGGAACACACTGAGGCAGCTTTGTCTTCTGAAATCAGTACCCAGCTTCCTGATGATTCAAGTTCTTTATTTGACTTCTCTTCTATAGAGAAAATTTCTAGTAGCAACCAGGACCTTTTAAAGGGCAATAATGTGGCCTTCTCATTAGAAAGGACTATCCCACCTGAGGAGTTAAGTTTATGTTATTGTGATCCTCAAGGGGTAACTCAGGGACCTTTTCTGGGAATTGACATCATTTCATGGTTTGAGCAAGGATTTTTTGGAGCTGACTTACCTGTACGATTGTCAGATGCTCCTGATGGGTCTCCTTTTCAAGAACTTGGCGAGATCATGCCACATCTGAAAAATAAAGCTAGGTCTGCCTCCAGCTCTGATCTAGTTACCAAGTCAGAAAAATCTGATGCTTTTGGAGATGGATTGGGAGAGAGTATTCCTGACCTTGCTTCAGCCAAGGTTTCAGCTGTCTTGAATGATCAGCAGTGGGAATCTTCTGTATTTGAGGATAGCTCAGGTGTTTATGTTCAGCCAAGAATACCTAAACAGGAGTGTCCTGTTGAACCCCAGTATACTGAAGATCAAGGCTTCCAAAATTTTTTTGCACTTGATGAGA AAGTCGCCTTTCTTGGAGAGTCTGCAACTAGCAGTGGCAATATGAGGAAACTCTCTGCTAATGTTCATGGTTCATTTCCTGATTTGAGCAGCCGCCCATCTTTTGCAAATGAATTTGCAGAAACTGGTGTGCCTATGGATAATGATGATAAGTTGCATCCCTTTGGTCTGTTAATGTCTGAGCTCAGAGGCTCCCACATGAGGTCTAGTCAGTCATCAAATTTACCTTCAAATATAGGTGATCAGAGTCACTTTATAGATACCTTGCATGAGAGAGATGTCCTGTTGCCCAGACAGAGTTCATTAGGTGCTGTGTCTGATCAATCTCTTGTTGCAGAGACATGGTCTGATGATTATAGAAGAAATATATGTTCTAACTCCAGTGTTCATCAAGGTGCCATAGATGCCCGGCATTTATCTCGCATGGAGCAAGAATTCAGTGGCTATGACTTGGCAGAGCACCTGATGTCACAAAAGTTGCAAAAGGAACAACTTCAACCACAGAACCGTCCATCTCCTCATCCCACATCTCATTTTATTGGATCAGGTGTGGAGCAATTTCCTGGTTTTTCTTTTAGTCAGAGCAAGAACCCTGTTCTCCAACAGTCAGTCCACCATCCAGCACAAGATATGGAACATCTTTTGGAGCTTAAGTTACAACAGCAGCGAGAGTTTGAGCTTCATCAACGACATCAGTTTCATCAACAGCAGCTTCATCACCACCAAATGAAattgcagcagcagcagcagcagctgcAGCAGTCTCATATTCAACAATTGCTTCTTGAACAGTTGCAGCATCATCACATGTCTGATCCGGGTTTTGGGCAGTCAAAGATGGACCTTATGGGAGACAACATGCTTGATCAGGCTTTGTTGAGGAAAAGCCTTCTCCATGAATTGCAGCAGAATTCGTTTGCTTCAAGGCACCTGGATCCATCTCTAGAACAGATCATTCAAGCAAAGATTGGTCAGAATGCACATAGAGGACGACCAAATGATTTATTGGAGCTCATATCACAGGTGAAGCATGGGAATGCATTCCCTTCAGAACAGCAGCTTCGTTTTCACCAAGAACAGTTGCATGCAAGGCAGTTATCTCTGGCATTGAGGCAGCAGATGGGGATTGAGGGAGAGAGGCGTGCTGGTGGGCTCTGGCCAGTTGATGAAGCTGATCAATTCATCAGGACTTCTGCTGGCCGTCACCAAGCTCATCTGGCAGGGTTGAACCCTTTAGAATTTTACCAGCAACAGCAGAGGCTTTCCTCCCATGAAGAACAACTAAGCCAACTTAAACGGAATCTTGCTGTACAGGAGCAACTACAACGAGGGTTTTATGAGCCTACTTCTGTTGCATTTGAGAGGCCGATGCCTTCTGGTGCTCCTGGGATGAACTTGGATAATGTAAATGCTCGTTTTCAAGGTCTAGACATTCAAGATCGGCATCCTTATATGCATTCCATTGACCCCATGGGTTCTTTCTCTTCTGGTATCCCATCTCAACACCACCAAGTTTCAGACTGGTTACATGCTTCTCATCCAGATGCAATTGAGTCCCGCTCCAGGAACAATGGGCGGTCAGAAAATAGTTGGCTAGAACCAGGGATGAAACAATTACATTTTGAAGCTGAGCGACGGAAGATGGAGCCTGAAGTTTCTGTAGCTTCTACAGATTCAAGTTTATGGGCTTTGGCTGGAGATGATGAGGAAAAATCAAAGAGAGTTTTGATGGACATGCTCCACCAAAAACTGAATCTTCAATCTACACAGTCATCAGAAGTGGACCATCAACATTCTATATCATCTTATAAAAGTCGGGATTCGTTTGGACTATTTCCTGAGTCAAGTTCTTCAAATCTTCCTCCTAATCTTCTACCAGATCAAATAGTCAGTCTAAACAACACATTAACAGAAGGGTCCCCAAATTCCAATTCAAGCAACTTGCGGCAAAATCATTTACTTAATGTTTATGCGAATGAACAATTTAACAATTTGGAAAACAGGGAAAGATTTCCCCTTAGATCTAATTCTGGAGCATTAGGAGAACAGCCATTATTTTCAAGCACACTAGAGACTTCTCAGATTGGTTTTGTGGACTCTAGCTCGATTGGGAATTCATCAATGGGCAAAGAATTCTCAGAGCTGGAgggaaagaaagggaagaagCGTGGGTCCAAAAGCAGAACGGAAATGAGCCGGTCAGTTTCAGAGATTGAAGGTAACTTAGCTGAGCAAGCTGAAGATGCCATGGATCATGGGGAGCTGCTAGTAAATGCCCATAGCAGGCATACATCAGTGAGCAATGCTG GTGGAAATGCAGGCTTATACAACCATGACATTGGATTAGATAAAGCATGCCAAGATGATGTTTCTAATGATAG GCTATCATCTATTGTATCCAATGAGCTTGATAATTCAATGCTTAAACGCCCACCAGTTTCTCGAGTCTTGTCTTCAGATGTTCTGTTGGAGGCGGCCCCAGCTCCAGTTGTCAAGCAGAAAAACAATATAGATG ATGGGAGACAGAATTCTGCTGGGAATCCAATGACGAACAGGATGGCTGAAACTCAGACATCTGCCAAGAAAGACATGCGGTTTAGGCGGACCTCATCTTGTACTGATGCTGCTGTATCTGAAACTTCATTCATAGACATGCTAAAAAAACCTGTTCCAGAGGCAGATGCCACCAATGGGGCTGCTTTGGAGTCATCTGATTGTAGCGTGCAATCTGGACGAAGTggcaaaaagaaaggaaagaaaggaagacAACTTGATCCTGCTCTTCTCGGATTCAAAGTGTCCAGCAACCGGATCTTGATGGGTGAGATCCAACGTCTGGAAGATTGA
- the LOC100256726 gene encoding uncharacterized protein LOC100256726 isoform X1, whose amino-acid sequence MADGTIDFPDDLLSTKAPDEHWTDKDEVLGGKGDGKVLMGLLDGLKDQATSESSIPLSPQWLYAKPVEAKILIGGTSGEMRAPNPIPHGNSTDPNQKDGWRLDGSQDKKDWRRTAADIESSRRWREEERETGLLGRRDRRKEERRADVIPTRETAESRALTSSDRWHDNNRSSVHEPRRDNKWSSRWGPEDKEKDSRTEKRTDVEKEDPHVDKQSFSANRTAAERDNDSRDKWRPRHRMEVHVGGSATYRSAPGFGLERGRVEGSNVRFAPGRGKPNASGLLQIGRPLSAGSSGFVPGDKNDNVFGKSAYCYPRGKLLDIYRKQNTVPAFDTIPVEMEQVPSITQVDSIGPLAFVAPDSDEEAVLGDIWNGKITTSGVFYSSFREKNVGSDENLTGIGDLTLTEGKQVSLNNTEFDYESLGKTADDQAYQGDPHKEGEQDFVSPIGVAVTDDLTPAVSNRYDFSSLRELDSTGHNELKPLQNQQWTDSAPKHLKLEHTEAALSSEISTQLPDDSSSLFDFSSIEKISSSNQDLLKGNNVAFSLERTIPPEELSLCYCDPQGVTQGPFLGIDIISWFEQGFFGADLPVRLSDAPDGSPFQELGEIMPHLKNKARSASSSDLVTKSEKSDAFGDGLGESIPDLASAKVSAVLNDQQWESSVFEDSSGVYVQPRIPKQECPVEPQYTEDQGFQNFFALDEKVAFLGESATSSGNMRKLSANVHGSFPDLSSRPSFANEFAETGVPMDNDDKLHPFGLLMSELRGSHMRSSQSSNLPSNIGDQSHFIDTLHERDVLLPRQSSLGAVSDQSLVAETWSDDYRRNICSNSSVHQGAIDARHLSRMEQEFSGYDLAEHLMSQKLQKEQLQPQNRPSPHPTSHFIGSGVEQFPGFSFSQSKNPVLQQSVHHPAQDMEHLLELKLQQQREFELHQRHQFHQQQLHHHQMKLQQQQQQLQQSHIQQLLLEQLQHHHMSDPGFGQSKMDLMGDNMLDQALLRKSLLHELQQNSFASRHLDPSLEQIIQAKIGQNAHRGRPNDLLELISQVKHGNAFPSEQQLRFHQEQLHARQLSLALRQQMGIEGERRAGGLWPVDEADQFIRTSAGRHQAHLAGLNPLEFYQQQQRLSSHEEQLSQLKRNLAVQEQLQRGFYEPTSVAFERPMPSGAPGMNLDNVNARFQGLDIQDRHPYMHSIDPMGSFSSGIPSQHHQVSDWLHASHPDAIESRSRNNGRSENSWLEPGMKQLHFEAERRKMEPEVSVASTDSSLWALAGDDEEKSKRVLMDMLHQKLNLQSTQSSEVDHQHSISSYKSRDSFGLFPESSSSNLPPNLLPDQIVSLNNTLTEGSPNSNSSNLRQNHLLNVYANEQFNNLENRERFPLRSNSGALGEQPLFSSTLETSQIGFVDSSSIGNSSMGKEFSELEGKKGKKRGSKSRTEMSRSVSEIEGNLAEQAEDAMDHGELLVNAHSRHTSVSNAGGNAGLYNHDIGLDKACQDDVSNDRLSSIVSNELDNSMLKRPPVSRVLSSDVLLEAAPAPVVKQKNNIDDGRQNSAGNPMTNRMAETQTSAKKDMRFRRTSSCTDAAVSETSFIDMLKKPVPEADATNGAALESSDCSVQSGRSGKKKGKKGRQLDPALLGFKVSSNRILMGEIQRLED is encoded by the exons ATGGCTGACGGAACGATTGATTTTCCGGACGATCTCCTCTCCACCAAAGCGCCCGATGAACACTGGACCGACAAAG ATGAAGTATTGGGAGGAAAGGGTGATGGGAAGGTGCTTATGGGACTACTTGATGGGTTGAAAG ATCAAGCAACATCAGAGAGTAGCATACCTCTGTCCCCACAGTGGCTTTATGCCAAGCCAGTTGAGGCAAAGATATTGATTGGTGGCACATCAGGG GAAATGCGAGCACCAAACCCTATACCCCATGGAAACTCCACTGATCCCAATCAGAAAGATGGCTGGCGTTTAGATGGATCTCAGGACAAGAAAGACTGGAGGAGGACTGCTGCTGACATTGAAAGCAGTCGTCGCTGGCGTGAAGAGGAGAGAGAAACAGGCTTACTTGGTAGACGAGATCGTAGAAAAGAAGAACGTCGTGCTGATGTCATTCCTACAAGAGAAACTGCTGAGAGTAGAGCTTTAACTTCTTCCGATCGCTGGCATGATAATAACCGTAGTTCTGTGCATGAACCTCGGAGAGATAACAAGTGGTCATCAAGGTGGGGTCCTGAAGATAAAGAGAAGGATTCTCGAACTGAGAAGAGGACAGATGTGGAAAAGGAAGACCCTCATGTTGACAAGCAATCTTTTAGTGCCAACCGCACAGCCGCAGAGCGTGACAATGATTCACGTGATAAATGGAGACCACGGCATCGTATGGAAGTTCATGTAGGTGGATCAGCTACATATCGTTCTGCACCAGGATTTGGATTGGAGAGAGGACGAGTGGAGGGTTCAAATGTGCGATTTGCTCCTGGACGAGGAAAGCCAAATGCTAGTGGACTTCTACAAATTGGCAGGCCTCTTTCTGCTGGTTCTAGTGGTTTTGTTCCGGGAGATAAGAATGACAATGTATTTGGGAAATCTGCGTATTGTTACCCAAGGGGAAAGCTTCTGGACATTTACCGCAAGCAAAATACAGTTCCTGCTTTTGATACCATACCTGTTGAGATGGAGCAAGTGCCCTCAATAACACAAGTAGACTCAATTGGGCCATTGGCTTTTGTGGCGCCTGATTCTGATGAAGAG GCTGTTCTTGGAGACATATGGAATGGAAAAATCACTACCAGTGGAGTATTCTACAGCTCATTTAGAGAGAAGAATGTGGGATCAGATGAAAACCTTACAG gcaTTGGTGACTTAACACTGACTGAAGGGAAACAGGTTTCCTTGAATAATACTGAATTTGATTATGAATCTTTGGGAAAGACTGCTGATGATCAAGCATATCAAG gAGATCCACATAAAGAAGGTGAACAGGATTTTGTGTCCCCAATTGGTGTGGCAGTGACTGATGATTTGACTCCTGCAGTTTCAAATAGATATGATTTCAGCAGTTTGAGGGAGCTTGACAGTACTGGACATAATGAACTGAAGCCTCTTCAAAATCAGCAGTGGACAGATTCTGCTCCAAAACACTTGAAGTTGGAACACACTGAGGCAGCTTTGTCTTCTGAAATCAGTACCCAGCTTCCTGATGATTCAAGTTCTTTATTTGACTTCTCTTCTATAGAGAAAATTTCTAGTAGCAACCAGGACCTTTTAAAGGGCAATAATGTGGCCTTCTCATTAGAAAGGACTATCCCACCTGAGGAGTTAAGTTTATGTTATTGTGATCCTCAAGGGGTAACTCAGGGACCTTTTCTGGGAATTGACATCATTTCATGGTTTGAGCAAGGATTTTTTGGAGCTGACTTACCTGTACGATTGTCAGATGCTCCTGATGGGTCTCCTTTTCAAGAACTTGGCGAGATCATGCCACATCTGAAAAATAAAGCTAGGTCTGCCTCCAGCTCTGATCTAGTTACCAAGTCAGAAAAATCTGATGCTTTTGGAGATGGATTGGGAGAGAGTATTCCTGACCTTGCTTCAGCCAAGGTTTCAGCTGTCTTGAATGATCAGCAGTGGGAATCTTCTGTATTTGAGGATAGCTCAGGTGTTTATGTTCAGCCAAGAATACCTAAACAGGAGTGTCCTGTTGAACCCCAGTATACTGAAGATCAAGGCTTCCAAAATTTTTTTGCACTTGATGAGA AAGTCGCCTTTCTTGGAGAGTCTGCAACTAGCAGTGGCAATATGAGGAAACTCTCTGCTAATGTTCATGGTTCATTTCCTGATTTGAGCAGCCGCCCATCTTTTGCAAATGAATTTGCAGAAACTGGTGTGCCTATGGATAATGATGATAAGTTGCATCCCTTTGGTCTGTTAATGTCTGAGCTCAGAGGCTCCCACATGAGGTCTAGTCAGTCATCAAATTTACCTTCAAATATAGGTGATCAGAGTCACTTTATAGATACCTTGCATGAGAGAGATGTCCTGTTGCCCAGACAGAGTTCATTAGGTGCTGTGTCTGATCAATCTCTTGTTGCAGAGACATGGTCTGATGATTATAGAAGAAATATATGTTCTAACTCCAGTGTTCATCAAGGTGCCATAGATGCCCGGCATTTATCTCGCATGGAGCAAGAATTCAGTGGCTATGACTTGGCAGAGCACCTGATGTCACAAAAGTTGCAAAAGGAACAACTTCAACCACAGAACCGTCCATCTCCTCATCCCACATCTCATTTTATTGGATCAGGTGTGGAGCAATTTCCTGGTTTTTCTTTTAGTCAGAGCAAGAACCCTGTTCTCCAACAGTCAGTCCACCATCCAGCACAAGATATGGAACATCTTTTGGAGCTTAAGTTACAACAGCAGCGAGAGTTTGAGCTTCATCAACGACATCAGTTTCATCAACAGCAGCTTCATCACCACCAAATGAAattgcagcagcagcagcagcagctgcAGCAGTCTCATATTCAACAATTGCTTCTTGAACAGTTGCAGCATCATCACATGTCTGATCCGGGTTTTGGGCAGTCAAAGATGGACCTTATGGGAGACAACATGCTTGATCAGGCTTTGTTGAGGAAAAGCCTTCTCCATGAATTGCAGCAGAATTCGTTTGCTTCAAGGCACCTGGATCCATCTCTAGAACAGATCATTCAAGCAAAGATTGGTCAGAATGCACATAGAGGACGACCAAATGATTTATTGGAGCTCATATCACAGGTGAAGCATGGGAATGCATTCCCTTCAGAACAGCAGCTTCGTTTTCACCAAGAACAGTTGCATGCAAGGCAGTTATCTCTGGCATTGAGGCAGCAGATGGGGATTGAGGGAGAGAGGCGTGCTGGTGGGCTCTGGCCAGTTGATGAAGCTGATCAATTCATCAGGACTTCTGCTGGCCGTCACCAAGCTCATCTGGCAGGGTTGAACCCTTTAGAATTTTACCAGCAACAGCAGAGGCTTTCCTCCCATGAAGAACAACTAAGCCAACTTAAACGGAATCTTGCTGTACAGGAGCAACTACAACGAGGGTTTTATGAGCCTACTTCTGTTGCATTTGAGAGGCCGATGCCTTCTGGTGCTCCTGGGATGAACTTGGATAATGTAAATGCTCGTTTTCAAGGTCTAGACATTCAAGATCGGCATCCTTATATGCATTCCATTGACCCCATGGGTTCTTTCTCTTCTGGTATCCCATCTCAACACCACCAAGTTTCAGACTGGTTACATGCTTCTCATCCAGATGCAATTGAGTCCCGCTCCAGGAACAATGGGCGGTCAGAAAATAGTTGGCTAGAACCAGGGATGAAACAATTACATTTTGAAGCTGAGCGACGGAAGATGGAGCCTGAAGTTTCTGTAGCTTCTACAGATTCAAGTTTATGGGCTTTGGCTGGAGATGATGAGGAAAAATCAAAGAGAGTTTTGATGGACATGCTCCACCAAAAACTGAATCTTCAATCTACACAGTCATCAGAAGTGGACCATCAACATTCTATATCATCTTATAAAAGTCGGGATTCGTTTGGACTATTTCCTGAGTCAAGTTCTTCAAATCTTCCTCCTAATCTTCTACCAGATCAAATAGTCAGTCTAAACAACACATTAACAGAAGGGTCCCCAAATTCCAATTCAAGCAACTTGCGGCAAAATCATTTACTTAATGTTTATGCGAATGAACAATTTAACAATTTGGAAAACAGGGAAAGATTTCCCCTTAGATCTAATTCTGGAGCATTAGGAGAACAGCCATTATTTTCAAGCACACTAGAGACTTCTCAGATTGGTTTTGTGGACTCTAGCTCGATTGGGAATTCATCAATGGGCAAAGAATTCTCAGAGCTGGAgggaaagaaagggaagaagCGTGGGTCCAAAAGCAGAACGGAAATGAGCCGGTCAGTTTCAGAGATTGAAGGTAACTTAGCTGAGCAAGCTGAAGATGCCATGGATCATGGGGAGCTGCTAGTAAATGCCCATAGCAGGCATACATCAGTGAGCAATGCTG GTGGAAATGCAGGCTTATACAACCATGACATTGGATTAGATAAAGCATGCCAAGATGATGTTTCTAATGATAG GCTATCATCTATTGTATCCAATGAGCTTGATAATTCAATGCTTAAACGCCCACCAGTTTCTCGAGTCTTGTCTTCAGATGTTCTGTTGGAGGCGGCCCCAGCTCCAGTTGTCAAGCAGAAAAACAATATAGATG ATGGGAGACAGAATTCTGCTGGGAATCCAATGACGAACAGGATGGCTGAAACTCAGACATCTGCCAAGAAAGACATGCGGTTTAGGCGGACCTCATCTTGTACTGATGCTGCTGTATCTGAAACTTCATTCATAGACATGCTAAAAAAACCTGTTCCAGAGGCAGATGCCACCAATGGGGCTGCTTTGGAGTCATCTGATTGTAGCGTGCAATCTGGACGAAGTggcaaaaagaaaggaaagaaaggaagacAACTTGATCCTGCTCTTCTCGGATTCAAAGTGTCCAGCAACCGGATCTTGATGGGTGAGATCCAACGTCTGGAAGATTGA